The Synechococcus sp. RS9909 genomic interval CGATCGTTATCGCCAGCAGGAGCAGATGCAGTATCTCGCCACCCATGATCCGCTCACCGGTCTGGCGAACCGTGCCCTGCTCGCCGAAGAACTGGAACGCAGCCTTGCCCTCGCCAGGCGGGAGAACCGTGGTGTGGGGTTGTTGTTCATGGATCTGAATGCGTTCAAACCGGTGAACGATCGCTATGGCCACGCCGCCGGCGATTTGCTGCTCCAGTCCCTGGCCAGGCGCCTGAAAGACTGCCTGCGCGACAGTGACACCCTCTGCCGGCAGGGTGGGGATGAATTTGTGGTTCTGGTGCCGAACGCCCCATCGATGGAGAGTCTGCTGGTATTGGCGCGGAAACTGCACCACGCCATTCAGCAGCCGTTTGAAGCGATCACAGGCCTGTCTGAACCGGTGCGCATCTCCGTCAGCATCGGTGTGGCCCGCTGGCCCGATCACGCTGACGATGCCGACAGCCTGATCCGTGCGGCGGATGCGGCGATGTATCGCGCCAAATCGATGCACAAGCCCCGCATCCTCGTGGCGGATTGAGTCCTACCGCCACAGCGCATCGGCCATTTGCGCTACCTGTCGGATCGGGCCGACGTCATGGACGCGCACCATCGCCACCCCCACCGAGGCGCACTGCGCCACCACCGCAGCCGTTCCCCACAGGCGTGCCTTCGCCCGTGGCTCCTCCAGCACCGCACCAATGAAGCGTTTGCGCGATGGACCCACCAGCAAAGGGATGCCCGCATCCCGGAGACGGGGCAGGCCGCGGAGCAGCGCCAGGTTCTGATCGGTGGTCTTGGCAAAGCCCAGGCCCGGATCCCAGATCAGCTGTTGCGGCTGCACGCCACAGGTCAGGGCCCGTTCCGTCGCCCTTTGCAGGGCCTGATGCACTGCCTCCACCACACCAAGGCTGCCGTAGTCGGTGAGGCCATCCATCGTGCGGCTGTCGCCGCGGGAATGCATCAGCACATAGGGGCAGCCCGCTGCAGCGATCAAGGGGAGCATCGCCGGATCACGCGTACCGCCGCTCACATCATTGATCCAGTCGGCACCGGCCTCCAGGGCGGCGGCTGCGACCGGGGCGTGAAAGGTGTCCACCGACAGAATCGCGTCCGGCTGGCTGCGACGGATGGCGCCAAGCACCGGCAGGAGCCGGGCCAGTTCCTCCTCGCTGCCCACCTCGACGGCACCGGGGCGGGTGCTTTGGGCTCCCAGATCGAGCACATCGGCGCCAGAGGCCAGCATCCGCTCCGCTCTGGCGAGCGCCCGCTCCGGTCGATCAAACTGACCGCCGTCGCTGAAGGAATCGGGTGTGAGGTTGAGCACCCCCATCACCCCGGTGCGTTGGCCCCATCCCGCCGGCCAGCGCTGCATGGTTCAGCTCTTCTGGTAGTTGGCGATCCGGCCAAAGCTTTCCGGATCGAGCGACGCCCCACCCACAAGCACGCCGTCGATGTCGCTCATCGCCATCAGTTGGTCGATGTTGCCCGGCTTCACCGATCCGCCGTATTGGATGATCAGATCAGGAGAGCCCACCCAGCTGCGGATCAGGCCACAGATCCGGTTCGCTTCGCTGGCTTCGCAGGTTT includes:
- the folP gene encoding dihydropteroate synthase — its product is MQRWPAGWGQRTGVMGVLNLTPDSFSDGGQFDRPERALARAERMLASGADVLDLGAQSTRPGAVEVGSEEELARLLPVLGAIRRSQPDAILSVDTFHAPVAAAALEAGADWINDVSGGTRDPAMLPLIAAAGCPYVLMHSRGDSRTMDGLTDYGSLGVVEAVHQALQRATERALTCGVQPQQLIWDPGLGFAKTTDQNLALLRGLPRLRDAGIPLLVGPSRKRFIGAVLEEPRAKARLWGTAAVVAQCASVGVAMVRVHDVGPIRQVAQMADALWR